One region of Quercus lobata isolate SW786 chromosome 2, ValleyOak3.0 Primary Assembly, whole genome shotgun sequence genomic DNA includes:
- the LOC115978413 gene encoding heat stress transcription factor C-1 translates to MEGYNVIAPFIMKTYQMVNDPTTDSLITWGRANNSFIVVDPLDFSQRILPAYFKHNNFSSFVRQLNTYGFRKVDPDKWEFANEWFLRGQKHLLVNIVRKKHNRSSYTQGKNEELVEDEDLVMEIARLKKEQKVMEDELEGMKKRLEATEKRPQQMMAFLHKVAEDPDILPNLMLQRERTRQLISEKKRRLMISSTSSSSSGTVAATTTTTTSSIKTEDEDEGAIGVVISSSPNTGFKIENLCEQSSPSPETQTPAWLIQSEVMGRSQIGQEPFGCSAMNGIGNNMAVSPLESGVLGYGNSGGQISYFAEMAAGMEVSPPTPYPFSLLGGGF, encoded by the exons atGGAGGGTTACAACGTCATCGCGCCGTTCATTATGAAAACTTATCAGATGGTAAATGATCCGACGACTGACAGTCTAATCACTTGGGGGAGAGCCAACAACAGCTTCATCGTCGTCGATCCCTTAGACTTCTCACAGAGGATTTTACCTGCCTACTTCAAGCACAACAATTTCTCTAGCTTTGTTCGTCAGCTCAACACctat GGATTCAGAAAGGTCGATCCTGACAAATGGGAATTCGCGAACGAGTGGTTTCTTCGTGGCCAGAAGCACTTGTTGGTGAACATCGTACGTAAAAAGCACAATCGGAGCTCGTACACGCAGGGCAAGAACGAAGAACTAGTGGAAGACGAGGACTTAGTCATGGAGATAGCGAGGTTAAAGAAAGAACAGAAGGTCATGGAGGATGAGCTTGAGGGCATGAAGAAACGATTGGAAGCTACAGAGAAACGGCCACAGCAAATGATGGCGTTCCTGCACAAAGTAGCTGAAGACCCAGATATCTTACCCAATTTGATGCTTCAGAGAGAACGAACTAGGCAGCTAATAAGCGAGAAGAAGCGGCGGCTAATGATATCTTCTacttcttcgtcttcttcagGCACTGTAGCAGCGACAACAACAACGACAACGAGTTCAATAAAGACAGAGGACGAAGATGAGGGTGCAATCGGAGTAGTAATCTCTTCGTCTCCAAATACAGGTTTTAAAATCGAAAACTTGTGTGAACAGTCGTCACCGTCGCCGGAAACTCAGACGCCGGCGTGGTTGATCCAAAGTGAGGTGATGGGTCGGTCTCAGATTGGCCAAGAGCCTTTTGGTTGCTCTGCTATGAATGGAATTGGAAATAATATGGCGGTGTCGCCGCTGGAAAGCGGTGTTTTGGGTTATGGGAATAGTGGTGGGCAAATAAGCTATTTTGCAGAAATGGCGGCTGGGATGGAGGTGAGTCCACCAACGCCTTATCCGTTTTCTCTATTAGGAGGTGGCTTTTAG